A part of Fusarium graminearum PH-1 chromosome 3, whole genome shotgun sequence genomic DNA contains:
- a CDS encoding proteasome component PRE3 precursor yields the protein MEFGNAGVLNEDGIHVDMDRLKKGEVNLGTSIMAVTFKDGVILGADSRTTTGAYIANRVTDKLTRVHDTIWCCRSGSAADTQAVADIVQYQLGLFAMTNGKPPMTQTAASIFQEICYANKDRLSAGLIIAGWDERFGGQVYSIPLGGSLHKQSYAIGGSGSTYIYGYCDANWREGMEKDDAVNFVKGALREAIKWDGSSGGVIRMVVLTKEGADRHLYLPDTDYAVRHE from the exons ATGGAGTTTGGTAACGCTGGAGTGTTGAACGAGG ATGGTATCCATGTAGATATGGATCGCctcaagaagggagaggTCAA CCTGGGAACATCGAT TATGGCAGTTACTTTCAAGGACGGTGTCATTCTGG GTGCGGATTCACGAACAACGACCGGTGCCTACATCGCAAACCGAGTGACAGACAAGTTGACGAGAGTACACGACACCATTTGGTGTTGCCGATCTGGCTCGGCCGCCGACACTCAGGCCGTTGCTGATATTGTTCAATACCAGCTTGGACTCTTCGCCATGACCAACGGAAAGCCTCCTATGACACAGACCGCTGCGTCAATCTTCCAAGAGATTTGCTACGCCAACAAGGACCGCCTATC TGCCGGTCTGATTATTGCTGGCTGGGATGAGCGATTCGGTGGTCAGGTTTACTCCATTCCTCTGGGAGGTTCTCTTCACAAGCAGTCGTACGCCATTGGTGGTTCTGGATCGACTTATATCTACGGTTACTGTGATGCCAACTGGCGAGAGGGCATGGAGAAGGACGATGCTGTCAACTTCGTCAAGGGAGCCTTGAGAGAGGCTATCAAGTGGGATGGCAGCTCCGGTGGTGTCATTCGTATGGTTGTTCTCACTAAGGAGGGAGCGGACCGACACCTGTATCTCCCTGACACCGACTACGCTGTGCGGCATGAGTAA